A region from the Corynebacterium halotolerans YIM 70093 = DSM 44683 genome encodes:
- a CDS encoding cytochrome c biogenesis CcdA family protein: MTVDVLAQLAIGEQFATTAATGPLLLGILAAAAAGLVSFASPCVIPLVPGYMSYLAGVVGAEVDYDAQRGPVITKRQWAVAGAAGLFILGFTVVFVLATVTAFGAISMLTLNADTLMRLGGVVTILMGLVFMGLVPALQRDTRLSPKGWTTWLGAPLLGGVFALGWTPCLGPTLAAIISVSAGTEGMTAVRGVALIIGYCLGLGLPFLLVAFGSARAMRTIDWLRRHSRKIQILGGVLMVLVGIALLSGAWAYFINWVRQWTVEYGATLL; the protein is encoded by the coding sequence ATGACCGTCGATGTGCTGGCGCAGCTGGCGATCGGTGAGCAGTTCGCCACCACCGCTGCGACCGGCCCCTTGCTGCTCGGCATTCTCGCTGCCGCCGCCGCGGGCCTGGTCTCCTTCGCCTCCCCGTGTGTCATCCCGCTCGTCCCCGGCTACATGTCCTACCTGGCTGGGGTGGTCGGGGCCGAGGTCGACTACGACGCGCAGCGCGGACCGGTGATCACGAAACGCCAGTGGGCGGTAGCCGGTGCGGCCGGACTGTTCATCCTCGGCTTCACCGTCGTCTTCGTACTGGCCACGGTGACTGCTTTCGGCGCCATCAGCATGCTCACCCTCAATGCGGATACGCTCATGCGCCTCGGGGGCGTGGTCACCATCCTCATGGGACTGGTGTTCATGGGGCTCGTGCCCGCTCTGCAGCGCGACACCCGGTTGAGCCCGAAGGGGTGGACGACCTGGCTCGGTGCCCCGCTGCTCGGCGGGGTCTTTGCCCTGGGTTGGACCCCGTGCCTGGGACCCACACTGGCGGCGATCATCTCCGTTTCCGCCGGCACCGAGGGGATGACCGCAGTACGCGGGGTCGCCCTCATCATTGGCTACTGCCTGGGACTCGGCCTGCCGTTTTTGCTGGTTGCCTTCGGCTCCGCCCGGGCCATGCGCACGATTGACTGGCTGCGGCGTCATTCACGGAAGATCCAGATACTCGGGGGTGTGCTGATGGTCCTCGTCGGTATTGCCCTGCTCAGCGGAGCCTGGGCTTACTTCATCAACTGGGTACGTCAATGGACCGTGGAATACGGCGCCACCTTACTGTAG
- a CDS encoding cytochrome c biogenesis CcdA family protein, protein MDVGLVSAFLGGVLALLSPCAALLLPAFFASSVGAGPRLLLHGVIFYAGLLVLFVPLGLGAGFLGELFVSHRQTIIVISSLVLILLGIVQIFGHGFDTSRLLPGQSSLQSRAVASTGLGKSFLLGMTSSVAGFCSGPILGAVLTLAATSGNAFSSALILSTYGAGMVLPLIVIAALWTRIGQRGQRMLRGRGFSFLGRQWHTTSVISGGLIIVVGIIFWTTNGLVGVPELVPAETQAWLQQAASLFGNPLIDIVAIILIAAVILLMWNKRRDPQDTSHAVRESGWTITR, encoded by the coding sequence GTGGACGTCGGTCTGGTGAGCGCTTTTCTCGGCGGTGTGCTGGCCCTGTTGAGCCCCTGTGCCGCGTTGCTCCTTCCCGCCTTTTTCGCCTCCTCAGTAGGTGCTGGTCCACGGCTCCTGCTTCACGGGGTCATCTTCTACGCCGGTCTTTTGGTGCTGTTCGTCCCGCTCGGGCTGGGGGCCGGGTTCCTGGGGGAATTGTTCGTCTCGCACCGACAGACCATCATCGTGATCTCCTCTCTCGTGCTGATCTTGCTGGGCATCGTGCAGATCTTCGGCCACGGCTTTGACACCTCCCGACTCCTCCCCGGCCAATCCAGCCTGCAGTCACGAGCGGTAGCGTCGACCGGACTGGGAAAAAGCTTCCTACTGGGCATGACGAGCAGTGTCGCCGGGTTTTGTTCCGGCCCTATCCTGGGGGCGGTGTTGACCCTCGCGGCCACCAGCGGCAATGCCTTCTCCTCAGCGCTGATCTTGAGCACGTATGGGGCCGGAATGGTCCTGCCCCTGATCGTGATCGCCGCCCTGTGGACCCGAATCGGACAACGCGGGCAACGCATGTTGCGCGGCCGAGGGTTTAGTTTCCTCGGCCGACAGTGGCACACCACCTCAGTCATCAGCGGAGGGCTGATCATCGTGGTCGGCATTATCTTCTGGACCACCAACGGACTGGTCGGCGTGCCAGAACTAGTCCCCGCCGAGACACAGGCATGGCTGCAGCAGGCAGCCTCCCTATTCGGCAATCCGCTTATCGACATTGTGGCCATCATCCTTATCGCCGCCGTGATCCTTCTTATGTGGAACAAACGAAGAGATCCCCAGGACACCTCACACGCTGTCCGGGAAAGCGGTTGGACCATCACCCGCTGA
- a CDS encoding TlpA family protein disulfide reductase — protein MNNSIKGYLIGGVLLAILVVLAVPVMLSGPEDQRPGVVLRSQEPEPDPVDDIAPNPAEVPQGVRPRCTGQGAAGVELPCLGAENGDTPADGQPEDTEASVINVWAWWCEPCREELPIFDEFADAHPEYNVVGVHADAYPANGVEMLDSLGVDLPSYQDGDNTFAGTLGLPGVVPITVLAVDGEQVAVFAQTFRSVEELEQKVAEGLIGQGA, from the coding sequence ATGAATAACAGCATCAAGGGATACCTCATCGGCGGGGTGTTACTGGCCATCTTGGTTGTCCTCGCCGTTCCGGTCATGCTCAGTGGTCCGGAAGACCAGAGGCCAGGTGTGGTTCTTCGATCGCAGGAACCGGAGCCTGATCCGGTTGACGATATCGCCCCGAATCCGGCCGAGGTACCCCAAGGGGTGCGGCCCCGCTGTACCGGACAAGGTGCTGCTGGCGTGGAACTTCCCTGTCTGGGGGCAGAAAATGGTGATACTCCGGCTGATGGTCAGCCTGAGGACACCGAGGCGAGCGTGATCAATGTCTGGGCCTGGTGGTGCGAGCCCTGCCGGGAGGAGCTGCCTATTTTTGATGAGTTCGCCGACGCGCACCCGGAATACAACGTGGTGGGCGTGCATGCAGATGCTTATCCGGCCAACGGCGTGGAGATGCTTGACTCTCTAGGGGTCGATCTTCCCAGCTACCAGGATGGTGACAATACGTTTGCGGGAACGCTCGGCTTGCCGGGGGTGGTTCCCATCACGGTCTTGGCGGTCGATGGGGAGCAGGTCGCCGTGTTCGCGCAGACCTTCCGGTCGGTGGAGGAACTCGAGCAGAAAGTCGCCGAAGGACTGATTGGCCAAGGGGCATGA
- a CDS encoding DsbA family protein encodes MARGSDTRRSRKNTWVVPAIIIAVAVVLIGIVVVMSRDTGSAGAGPQTAAGAQVGPEVPSQGGSAQEPAGPDLTAVETRDETDPLAVGPVDAPVGLVVFSDYQCPYCAKWSAETLPAMMEYAKAGDLRIEWRDLNLFGPASERASRAAYAAALQGEDAYLEYHHALFNNGENRSEEQLSDEALIALAGDLGLDTEAFTADFHAPETAEVVAGNAQLGPDLGVYSTPAFILGGQPIMGAQPTEVFLGAVEPALSDKE; translated from the coding sequence ATGGCCCGAGGATCCGACACCCGCAGGTCCCGCAAAAACACGTGGGTGGTTCCGGCAATTATTATCGCCGTCGCGGTGGTGCTCATCGGCATCGTTGTGGTCATGAGCCGGGACACCGGTTCCGCGGGAGCCGGTCCGCAGACTGCAGCAGGAGCACAGGTAGGACCGGAAGTCCCCTCCCAGGGGGGAAGTGCGCAGGAGCCCGCGGGACCAGATCTCACCGCCGTGGAGACCAGGGATGAGACAGATCCTTTGGCGGTGGGCCCGGTGGATGCACCGGTGGGGCTGGTGGTCTTCTCCGACTACCAGTGCCCCTACTGCGCCAAATGGAGCGCAGAGACCCTGCCGGCGATGATGGAGTACGCCAAGGCCGGGGACCTGCGGATCGAGTGGCGTGATCTGAACCTGTTCGGGCCAGCCTCGGAACGGGCGTCCCGCGCCGCGTACGCTGCGGCCCTCCAGGGCGAAGACGCCTACCTGGAGTACCACCACGCCTTGTTCAACAACGGTGAAAACCGCTCAGAAGAACAACTCAGTGACGAAGCACTGATCGCCCTGGCCGGGGACCTGGGCCTGGATACCGAGGCCTTCACAGCCGACTTCCACGCCCCGGAAACCGCCGAGGTGGTGGCAGGTAACGCACAGTTGGGACCGGACTTGGGGGTCTACTCCACACCGGCGTTCATCCTGGGCGGCCAGCCGATCATGGGGGCACAGCCGACCGAGGTGTTCCTGGGCGCTGTGGAACCAGCCCTCTCGGACAAGGAGTAG